The DNA window GATCAATACTACTAGACTGGCTCTTAGAGGTGTGTTCTTTTAGTTACTTTGCCATGTGTTATGCCTGTGAAGCAGGCAGATAAAAGTACAGCTTTTACATAAAGATCTGATAGCAAAATGTATGGTAATGATAAACGCTAAAACTAGTTTGCAACAAAAGGGTTACAAGTTACTGTTTTTGATCCTCTTGGTGAGCTACATTCAGTCTTCCCTGGCAGGAGATCTGAACCTTCCACACAGGACCGTGAGCAGCAGCATGATTTTTGCTCTTGCTATACATGGGAAGGGGAGAAATCTAGATTTGAGATACTTGTATTGAAATAGGCTCCATAACTAATCTGTCTGTAGCTCCCTTTACATGTCAGCATGTATCTAAGCCGTGAGACAACTGTATCTGTACTGAGGACTTACCACCCTGGCCCTGTCTACATCAAGAGCTCTTAGATGTCAGTGCCTAACACTATTTTCTAACTTATTAGTGAATTTTTAATTCTATCCTATGAAGTCAGCAGAAGCAAGTAGTGCATTGGTGGCTGACATCTGAAGGGTCTTGATATAGACAGGTTCTTATTTGAAAAGGATTACAAATAAATCACCCATATTCCAGTCTAATTATTGTACTTCAGAGAATTCCAGTTGCCAAACAAAATGGAAGCTCTCAATCTTGGCAGCCTATGTGAAGGAGTATTAGTGTTGTAAATAGAGAGCTATGTTCTGGAGGCGTTTCCAAGAACTCTATATTGTGCATATTCAATCACCACTGCCATAAGCAACCTTTGACTCATGCAATCCTTGCCCATCAGCAGAAGAGAGCTTGCAGGTTTACCAATTCCATAGCGAGTACTCCAGGGAAGCAGATGTTAGTGGCGCTCTTGCTGTCTTGGTGGAATGGTGCTAATAGGGAAttgcaagagaaaggaaaggatcatgtggttgtttttttggatacttcttttttttaaatacaatctGAATTTAAAACCTATTGTAGTTGTCCACTTCACTACTTCCTCTAATGTGTAATTTACATACCACCATTAAATTGTGTTtcgttgctgcttttttttttttttttaaatcttgaacTCTTAGGAAATCATTCgatttccaaacaaaaatgtCAACAAGGGCCTTGCTGTTGTTGCCCAGCTCAGTGGTTCTATATGCCACAGTGGATTAAAATCCCAGCAACTTTGAGACTCCTCCAGTAGCTCCTAACATTGTCTTCTGTAACATCATAACTGAGATATTATTTAACATGACCAAGCACTATTGCTTATGTTTGGGCAATACACTTTTACAGAAATTGTGCCATTTATTTATTGGTGAGCCTGGTCTGTACCTATTTAGTTCTGAATCTTGTTTGGAGCAGTAGTTAGTAATGTCAGTGCAGCACATCAATTGGCAAATACTAGATCAAGTCTAAAAGAATGAGCTGTGGTGTTACTCCCAGCCAGTTGCATTTTTGATGGTCAGGAAGggttttaatttacaaatagGCTTTCAACCTTATTTTAGGAAATAGCTAGTAGTAGTGAGATTTTACTCTGTATCCAAGTGACATCATAGTGAAGCAGGGCAGGAAGCTTGGACTTGAGAGCTATTTCTTGGATATTCTTTCCTATTGACTGTATGTAGATTATAAGTAATTTATAGATATCTAATTAGTTTCTAGTTGTGGAAGGGATACAGAGTTGCAGATAAGCTGGACTTGCGGTAGACCCACCCGAATTCAAGAGTTTAGAGGAAAAAGTAGCCCCGTGTGTGAGATCTCCAGGCCTGGACAGtctccttgcctttttttgttgaaCTGGCATTTGAACCACTTTGATACAATGAAAGTACTAAAAGTTCTCCCTGCCAGGGAAACCCGCAACTGTAGGGAGCAGATGGCCATTCTTGCAGTTTTGTTCCTGCTTAGCGAGGCTGTCGGTGTGCctgaggggctgcaggcaggctccTGGCTTGCCAGCAGAGCCCCCTCCAGCAGGAGCTTCCAGGCTTACTTGCTGTAAAGCAAAAAACTTCAAGTTTTACCGTGGTTCTGCCCTATAAAAGGGACAGAACTGCTAGGAATACAGGCAGGATCTGCTCAGTGACTTCAGCCTGAGGTTTGAGCCCAaattagtggggttttttccctgggttttttttttggcgtgtttttcccctcaatgaggctttcttctttcagtagAAAATTGTTTGTACtcatttttaggaaaaatggATTCTGTTAAGAttggaaaaaatatactttgGAAGTATGCTTGTGCATCACAGACAATCCATGTTTAGGTGGGAGCATGGGGAATACTTTTCCCAGTCCCATGCTAACAACTGCTGCATCCTAACATACCTAGGTATGTGATAGTTGGTGTGTGCAAAAGATAAAATTGTGCATACTGTGTTGTACTGTTCAAGTGTGAATATTCTAATGTGTGTACATAGAgagttttaatagaaaaatgattttttttcctgttgtagGTATGTGAGGTGTATGCACTCCACAGGGAAACCTTCTACCTAGCTCAAGACTTTTTTGATAGATTCATGTTGACACAAAAGAACATTAACAAGAGCATGCTTCAGCTCATAGGAATTACCTCATTATTCATTGCCTCCAAACTTGAGGTAAGAAGCTCTGTtagagggaggagaatattaagTTTGGAATAACTAAAAAGACAGTGataacatatttatttcttctgtctggCTCTTTTGAACTTGGTGGTGTACATACAGCTCTGAAGGTCAGAAGGggagtttttttctcttccttcagttGTGCATATGTCAATCTCTTGGAGTCTAGTCTTTGTCCTccctttcctcagcagcagggaaggagagcacATAAACTTAAAAGGTATGCAAATGTGCTAGgagtagttttgttttgttttgtctttttccacaTACACAGCAATTGGCAAACAATCTCAGGAATGGGTGTGGGACTTGGAACAAAACCAAGCCTAAGTCTCAAACTGCCTATACATCAGGCTGATATTCCTTTAAACCCATTtactggagatttttttttttttcttttaaagataacATAATCAGTGCAGCGATGGCAATATGATACATGGCACACTACAGCTGTGAGCTGAGAGCATATTTTTGCATGCCTCCTTTTGTAGGTCATGGTAGGTTAGACTGAGAGGAAAATTTGGGATATTAAATCTTTACACTTGGAAACCCCCCAATCTAGCTGCTGTTGTTAAGGCCAAGGTAGTGCGCTACAAGCAGTTGTCTAGCCTAAGAAAGTGCGTGGGGCTGGTAGAGAAGCAGTTCTGCTAGCAAATTCTCTTTTACTAACACACCTACCTATGCTGGCCCCAACTGGCACGATGGGGTTGGCACATTTCTTTGTTAACTGTCTCTGCACCATGGATTTTGCCAGCTACAGTGGCTGTGGGACTTTCAcctttttctagcttttttttttttttttttttttaatcaatgagGCTGCATCACCACTAACTGAGATGATTGTGCATAACTGGTCTCTGCAAACCTTTTCTAATCCTGTGGTGTGCTGTACAAGAATTAGGATGGTATGCGTTTTTACATCAAATGGCATAGCTGAGTAGAAAGCGGTATAAATGAAAGGCTGTTCTGATTGCTTGGTCAGCATTTATTTCCCCAAAAGCTAAAGTTGTGATAAATCTACTTACATTTCATATAATGAGAATCTACTAGATCTACGTATCTAGTATCTGGTAGATATGaattatatttcatataatGACAAAAACACTGTTCTAGTAtaagaaatgttaatattcCAATACGGACTGAAAAGTATTTGCCAGTATCTTCTCAAGCTTTCGTAGAATCATAAGGCACTCTAATCttcactttttcccctccctccatccctttaAAGGAAATCTACGCTCCTAAAATACAGGAATTTGCTTATGTCACTGATGGTGCTTGCAGTGAAGACGATATTGTAAGAATGGAACTTATAATGTTAAAGGTAATAACTTTTCTTTGCTGAATGACGGTCTAGCTGAGCCTTGTGTTTTAATGTCATTCATCTGCTTAGAAAGGGAACGTGTTTAGTACGTCCCTCTCTCTGTAAAACAAGGCAGCCTCCGTTGTACGTGCAGTGGACCTCTTGAGCCCATCTGGAGTGAAATCCCTGTCTGTTAGAAAAGGACAGGTTTCTTGTCCTTGTGTGAAAGTAAAGGCTCCTAACGGGTGCAGCCAGCCACAGGGCAGACCAGGCAGCTGCCGCTGGAATGTAGTGCACTTGCCAGGGTCCTTTGCTGTCCAGGAACATGGGCCTCCGGGAGAGCGAGACACAGAACTAACACTTCTCGGTGCTCCTTATGTTGGAAAGGATCCACCTTTACTATCACAGAGTTCCTTACACATTTATACTTCATTAGTAGATAGATACCAGTTGCAGGTTCAGGCAGCTAGGCTCAGGGGAAATACTCTGATTTCCCAGCTTCCGAATGGGGAAGATAGGGGATCCAACTGCACAGGCATAGGAAAGGGGGTTGAGATAGATACACTTTGGTGCTGATAGTAACGCAGCCTGTTCAAAAAGTAGTGAGAATGCGATCCAAAAATGCGTAGTTGTACTTGAAATTGTACATTAGTGGCTTTTGAGGAGCTGTGCAATAAAACTCAGAAGGGGAGGTGTGGGAAAAGAGACCAGAGCACAAACCTATCTGTGCGTGGTTTAAGATGCTTCACTGTTTAATTTTCACAGGCTTTAAAATGGGAACTCTGTCCAGTGACAATCGTCTCTTGGCTGAACCTCTATCTTCAGGTGGATGCTCTGAAGGATGTTCCAAAAGTGCTGCTACCTCAGTATTCTCAGGAAAAATTCATTCAGATAGCACAGGTAGGTAGTAAACTGTATTGGAAAGTGCTTTTTGAAGTGATTAAAGCACAACTGAGCATTCTGCCCTAAAAGCCATTAAAGAATGGTTTCCCTTGTTTCACCTTGCCTGTTACTTTGTTAAGGAACGTTAAGACTCCCAGAGAACTTCATACTAAGTTTTGAGGAGAAGCACCCGTGTGTTTCCTGATACTTTAAGACTTTTCCgtacactggaaaaataaaaatccttttttttttttttttttaatgactacaGCAGGCAGTGGCAACAGCTCTGAGAGGAGGGTGGATAATTTAAGATAATTTAAGATGGTTAACTGTTTTTACCTCTCTGATCTGTAACAGCGTCTCTGTGTATTTGCCTAGAAGGCAGTCTGAGAAGTGTTTTGACTATCTTGAAACTACTGTGGTTCAATTTTTATGGGCATGTGTTGTGTCCAACCTACAGAGGCTTACTGAAGAGCAGACATGTCTACGTCACTGAGCTTCTAggtaatattttaagaaaatacctTCCTGGAGCTCTGCTAAGAGTTTAAAGGTGTACTTAAATTTGTGCAAGTGAAGTGTCTTGCATGTTACTCGCTTGCATCATAACTCTGAGAGCCCCACTTTAACTGCAATTGgtgccaaaaataaaatagctgcaTGCAATTGAtgtgaaaaagcagagctgtgttACAGAGAATAGACTGTAGGAGGACTGCTGTATGCATAGCAGTTTCTGAGACAGGACTATACTAAAGTATCATCATGTTAAAATTTGTAAACACTTATTTCCTCCACTCTTTATTTCCTCAGCTCTTAGACCTGTGTATTCTGGATGTGAATTCTTTGGACTTCCAGTATAGAACACTAGCTGCTGCAGCGCTCTGTCACTATACCTCACTTGAAGTAGTTAAGAAAGCTTCAGGTAAGAAGCCTTTGTAAAGCTTGGTCTTGTTAGGCTGGGAATTCTGAAAGCTGTTACATGCCTGAGGCTGCTAAGAGCGTATTGGTTTACCAGGCTGCCAAAGAGCAAAGTCTACATGGACACTAGGGCTGTTCTGTTCCACGGGGGTGCGCTGTCCCTTTGGCCTCCCCTGCCAAACAGGAACACTCATggccagggagctgctgtgctCCCCATCAACACTTTTAAGTAACAAGCACAAGGAAATGCTGGGAGTTTCTGGAAGGATGTTTCTGGATTTCTATCTGCAGtattattgtaatttttaaatttatgtccATATTGGAACACTATTTCTAACTATAATGCTGTGTTCTACCCTCTAGGCTTAGACTGGGACAGCATTTCAGAGTGTGTAGAATGGATGGGTCCCTTTGTGAACgtggcaaaaaaaatccctgtgaaGCTGAAGAACTTTAAGAAGGTTGCAGCAGAAGATCGACATAATatccaaacacacacaaattatttgGACATGCTGGTAGGTGGTTTGTGGAGTTGAACGCATTACACACCCCTCCTCCTGAGGCAGCTAAGGGAGGCCAAACCCCTTTCTGCTCACACCTGGCCTGGCTCGCCTCAACCAGCCTGGTCAGTAGTGCCTAACCTTTTGTTTCTTGCTCCTGCTTGAGGATGCTGTAAACTAAAGGTGTTTTACCATAACACTCGCAGGCCACAAGCAAAGACTCAGAGTAGAAGTACTGCTGAAGTGTTTAAAAGATAATCACCTTTGTTGTGTAAccttgctttggcttttttgttcAGTATCCTAACTCTGGAGTACTTACAGTGTGAGGAAGCACTGCTGAATAGTACTAGTGAAACAAATAAGTAGAACTTGTCACAGGTAGTaactgccttcctcctccccactccACAGGAAGAAGTTAACAGTGGAGTAGCATCTACTGCCCCAGGCCAGTTATCACCTGTGTCAACAGGAGGAATAATAACCCCTCCcaaaagtacagaaaagaaatgaaatacgGACAACCAACATCACAAACAGGTTCAGAAACAGGACTTGGTGCTTCAGAAAAGACCACACTAAAGATGAATTTGCTCTTTACTGCTATTCAAGACTTGGGCAGTACAAGCAGCAtcaagcacagagcagcagctggaaattgAGACCCATGTCCTCCTACAGACTTGACAGAAGATTTAGAGCCAGCATCCTTCCATGCTACCACAGGAGCCTGGACTACTTTGGTCCATTCTCAGACATGACTTTGACCATTCCTAACTTACCCATTTCAAGAACTTTTTAAGCAAACATGGCTGAGTGGCAAAGTTTGTCCACTCAACTTACATGTCAAACTTGCTTTAACTTGGGCTAGCCATACAGAAGTTAATGACAGCTTGTACATATtacctcttattttttttttccttttcttggtaAGGGCTTAAGGCCTGTCAGTCACCCATGAGCTCAGGTGCAGTATTACAGAGGTCAGTGGGTAGCAGTTTACTTCTCTGAAACCACTCTGCCCTTGCAGTACAGCGCAGCCAGCACTGTATCAAACTCTAGCTCCACATGAGGCTGATGAATTGAAGGTGGCCCTTCAGGGCTGCCATGAACTTCAGTTCTAAGTATCACTGACCTCAGGTAAGAGTACAAGCAAAGAACCTGCTGCTGAAATAACTGTAACTGGAAGTACAGTCCTTAAAGGAATGAGTTCTGTTTTATACAACCTAGCCACCAACTTTCaacaagaacaaacaaaatgagaacTGGAGAGGGTATGGAAAAAAGCCGCTGGTACTCTACAACCACTCACTGCGGAGCTGTACTTTATCAGTGTTTATAAACAGCATTAACTACTGTGTTTTCCTTGGACTATTCACTACCTCTGCCTCTGAGGTGCTTCACTTCTGTGATgaagggtcagtactgggaaAGATGGGTATCAGTCCTCCCCCCACCTTCCAGATGCTCCCACCTGTGCCCCACTGCCAGGGACAAGGTTTACATGGCACTGAGCAGCCTGTGAAGCTGCACTAGAGCATCAAGTGCCACCTGCATCCACATTAAACTCGTGCTCTTAGCAAACTTGAATCCATGTCTTCTTCAAAACAAGCCATTGTGGAACCAGCTGAAGTTGCTTCCAGCCTTCTGTACAGTTTGTAAAAATAAGGGGTTTATTATAAGATTTCATCTATTTCTATAAAGAAAGATACTAGACTGTAAATGTtgtataaaaatttaaatgaattttaaaaataaagtcttgaaagattttttcaCTTTACACATTTTATAATAGTCTTCCAGCATTAGCCTAGAAGTAAAGTTTTGCCATTGCTtgaagaaacttcttttttctcctctgtgcgGCAAGCTGCAAGACTTCCTCAGGATTACTGGCATTCAGCTCTGTCTGCCCAATGGCTTTTATCTGAAAACCAAAGAGGAGACAGCACTAGCAGCAGTCACTCTAGTAAAACTGTCTTGTTACAAGGTATTTTCTGTAATGCTGTGCCACACCACAACCATCCGAGTACAACTTTCCATCAGCATCCCTCCTCTATTAAGAATTacacaacaaaattaaaaccagaagtggCAATTCTTTTCAAAGATGGCATCAGGGAGGAAAaatcccccaccccccccaagcACCCTGCGTTAACTTACCGCTATCTGCCGCTTGTCCGTCTCGCCTCTTTTGTGGTGGAGATCTGAGAGGGAGTTAGGAAAAGACACTTGGGTAGGAGACAGACTTTTTCTGGCCATGAACATCCAGTATGAGCTCTCTGCAGTGGGACTTCTAGTGAAAGGATACATGTCAAATACTCCAAGATGGTGACATCCCAGATGTATTCATAGTAAGAATCCATGGCATCATGACTGAAAGAATACAGGTTAGATCACCTAACACATTCACATATTGTGGGTACATATTGATAAGCTTGGTTGGAACATTTACCTGTTTTGTTCCTGCAGTGCCTTAAACGCAGTTTTATAGTCTACTTCTCTGAGGAACTGGCATAAAATAGCTACCTGTAAGGAAAGGCTCACAGGTGATTTTCACAGCCTGCCTTCCCCAAATACTGAAATCTTCCACAAAATGCCTCTGTAATCCCACCCTGTTTCTAGACCTCACCAAGTGCTTGTTTCCACAGCAAGCAAGTTCTGAGCACCCGAATTTCGAGAGCATACACAGCTCATTCTGAAATACCAACAAAGAGTAGTagctaaaaggaagaaaaaagggtttTACTCAACTATGCAGGGACTGACCTGGCTTCCAGGtttctaaatgcatttaataGCTCCTACAATCAGAGCCTACTTATAATCCTTGCTACTTCCTggggaacaaaaaaatcccactgaccAACAGTGGCCACCTGTGGGTATCATGAAGAACAAGGCTGGGTTCCCAATACCATTCCACAGATACCGTACCCTCTCTCAactctaccaaaaaaaccccaaaccataaTAAATCTATATCCTAAGAGAAAAAACGGGACAACCCCCCTCTAACTGTTTCTACTTTTTACAACATTTCCCAGTATATGTTTGTTTACTCCTTAATTTGGGTCCTTTTAATGTCCTAGAAGCAACAATCTATTTTATTGCAGATTGCATTTACAAGGAAAGTTGGgttcagttttactttttagaAACTTCTCCCGTTTTAACATCAAAGTATTTATAAACTAATGTTTTACTTAATGCCATGTTTCACCTCTTACCTGTGTGTGACAGTTGAGTAAAGAACAACACTTGATCATTCTTTTTATCACCTACAGaatggttaaaaaaaccacaagttttGAAGTGCTACTAATGGAACACGAACAGCAgcttatgttttttaaatacaaggtGGCAGCTAAATAACTATTCTGACCCCCCCAACAATCCCTGGTTCTAGCACAGCCACTGAACAACTGAGCTTCTGTCAGTTTGGAGACTTCACAGGAGCATGATGTGCACTACAGAACACAGCGTCGTGTTCCTGCTAAGAGCCAAGCTGTGGGCTGATAAAAGCTTCACCGTTACCTCCTGCTGCCCACAGAAAAGGCCTGTCCTGGGTGGGAACAGCACAGCGAGCGGGCTCACGGACAAAAGCTCTCCCACCACGGCCaacacagcagtgctgctgtgtgACATGGCGGTGGTCCCAGCCCACACTCCTGCTTCGCAGCAGCCTGGTACAGGCACAGCTTAGATTGGGCCGTCAACTTTCAGGATCCCAGACAGCATGCGAAGCTCTCACTTGCCATATGAACGGGAACGTGAAAGGAGCAGCAATGGGGCAGGGTAGGTAAATAACTTCCTTCCCTGGGTACAGACAGTCATGACAAGCAGCCATTCCCTACTGCCTAACGAAACGCAGCCTGTGACTAACACAGTGGTTTCCTAATGAACAAGACACATGCCTGGATAAAGGCTAAAGAGGCTGCAAGATTTCACAAGAACACCCTGTAGCTGGGATTGAAGATTGCCCCCCAAAACACAGAGTTATTAAGGGGTTTTCACTCACAGCCCACTTGCAAGTGACAAGCCACTTGTTACACCAACTTGCAAAGCACGCAGGTACATGCTACTTACAGTGCCATGCCTCTGGCACACTCTGACAGTGCAGAgttgcacgtgtgtgtgtgcatgtgtgtgaaaAGGAGCCAACGTTGTCTGGATCTCACTACTAATGTGATCCATGCTCCTACCCCTCAACGTGTTAGCTAGAGCAGAGaatatttcagaagtgtttaGACAACACATTTCTGCTCATCTGCACCATGGGTGGAAGCAAGCAGGCTCCATTCATGCAAAACCAGCACCAGAAGCACGGCAGGAGCCGGACGTTTCCAGTGGCGGAGGCCCAGGGCAGCGCTCCAGCACCGCCAGCGAGGCAGAGCAAGTGCTGCTGCGCTGCCTGACTTCGCAGGGATGAGCCAGGCAGTGATGCACGCGCTCCTCCCGTTTTCATTTGCTCACTACCGCACTGGAGCCCAGTACCAGCACtttcccagctggcagctctgcgCACTCAGTCTctaaaaacaaatagaaaagctGTCTGTGCTTCAGCAAAGGAGAAGCTTCAGATGTTGGCTTTGAgcaacaagcaaagaaaaatgggatCTATGAGGATTCAGAGTCCTAAATGCATTAAGATAGAAAACTGTACAGGCTACAGGAATGTGTGCGTGTTTAGCAGTTTTATGTCTACAGAGAATGTGGATGCTGGCTGAATCCAAAGAGAGATTTTTGTACATTTTACCTCACCTGGTCTGTGTACACATCTGGTGGAACCATCTTATTAAAGAAGTCTGAGCATACAGCTCCTGCCTGTAGATAGTAGTGAAGGGCTGCTGAGTACTGATTCGTtgctgcagtggaaaaaaacacaataaggtcttaaaagtaaaaacacagCAGTTATTTCTAAGACTCACATCAATTGTTTATAGAATTACTCAGATACATATATCTCATAGCTGAATTCTACTGGGAAAGTGACTTGCATATCAttgtttaaaaagcacagaCACACAGGAGGTGGTAAAACAGTGATAAACAGAAAACTACACAATCAGGAAAACAAGGAACACAGGCAAAGTTCTGCCTTTTGAGAAttactttttacttttcaggTATTTGATCTTAAATCCATCAGCCTTAGAGTGGAAAAAGAAGTTTGCCTTTACTGAGCTTAGCATGTGGGCAGTAGTGAAGGAGTTTGGTCAGTGTGAGTTAGAGAGGGCCAGCTGATGCCACCACACACCTCTCGTGGCTCAGCAGGAGTTTTACTCCCAGTAAGTTCTTAGTGAACTGACATGAAGATGAGAGCCTTCAGGGGCTCTGTGGTGAGAGCGGTCTGCTTGTCAGGTCTGTGTTTCAGAAGCTGTGAGGACACGTGCCAGGAATGCTTCAGCTGTTGCTCTTTCAGGTACCAGCTTCTGAGGCTCCCTACATAAACACCCTCCCTTCCGGGGTGCTGCTCCACTTTGTACGAGCTGTAAATACTGTCAGTTTATAACCTTCAATCACGCTCCCATGTGTAAGGTGACAGCGCTAAACGCTGGATTAAGAACCCTCCCCTCACCCCAAGGGTGACAAAGCATCTTCTAGATAATTTGTCTCCTTTGGAAGAAGCAGGCTAGGACTTCTGCACTACATCTCACTGCACGCCACAGACCTCCTTCCAGTCCAAAAAACCAGATTTGGAAACACGCACCCATGCCTCCCGCGATAGCCCAAAGCACCAGCAAGTCGATGGCAGAGGCACAGCACATACCCTGTTCTATTGTCAGAAAAGAACAACCTGGCTTAAATGCTACATTTCACTAGAGTGGTCTCAACAGATAATTTAAGTGGCAGAAATGGCCAACTACCTTTGAGGATGGCTATGGCCACATCCTTCCCTGGCACATACACCAGGTAGTACCATACTTGTCTGGGTACAAGTCATGGTGCCCAGAATGTGAAACACTTTATGTCCCAATTCTGCTGGCTGCTCTCAGCTGAGGAGCAAGGGGGAGTACTGGGAAAGTGGCAAGTGAGGACAGAGCTAGAGGAAAGAGCTTCCCATAATAACCAACACCAGATCAGGAGCCCATACTGCCTCATTTACAAGTCCCAGATACTCCCCTATATAAAATACAGATCATCCCTACTCTGCTCGTCTTCTGCTTCAGTGGAGCTGAGCtccacatttaaaaagcaaccaCTATTCTCACACAACTTTCCATTCCCTTAATAAAAGACTCGAATATTAGGGATTTGCATAGTTATACCATGTAAGTACCAACTGCACCCACTAAAAAAGTGAAGCTAACAGTGACTCTTAAGGTTTCCCCTACCCTACAAGCAAGTCTGCACAACCCATTGAAAGCTCAGTCTCTTTGTGGGCTTAGACTAATTCACCTACACTATCACTTCTAAAGCTTTTAAACTCATATATCACCTAAGCTTCTTTCCAAAAGAGGAAATACAAGGAGGGTTATGTCAGGCAAATCTCAGAGAAGCAAGGTACCCCTACACACATGCTAACAACAGACATTGGTTTCACTTACCAAAATAAATATCCGCCTGAATAATTAACCAGAAGTGGTTGTTTGCGTTAATAGTCAATGCATAGCTGACCAGCTCTTTTACTGTAACAGCCACAGCTTCAAAGTCCACTGACTGAagactacaggaaaaaaaaggaagaaaaataatttctaaatgatctttttggttttttttaaacagcagtcTGTTTAATCACATCTAGTTTAAGTCCAAAGCACCTTGCATTAAGTGTCAGGCAAAAATAACTCCAGGAAAGTCTTAGTGTTGACTAAGACTACTGTTGAATTGTTTCAATACAGTAAATCTGACTGACAGAACAACTATACCCTTCACAGACTTGGACAAAAAGCCAGGACTATCTGTGGCTGACACCATAAAAGGGTTCCATGCACGAATATATGGTCTCAGTTTCAAGAAGTTTGAAGACAACACCTGAAACCACTACAAATTTATCACAGCATCTGCATAGAAGTCCACAGACAGCATCTCTGGAAACTTGTGGAACTAGCTTGGAAAGGAAGGCTGGT is part of the Balearica regulorum gibbericeps isolate bBalReg1 chromosome 2, bBalReg1.pri, whole genome shotgun sequence genome and encodes:
- the CCNE2 gene encoding G1/S-specific cyclin-E2 isoform X1, whose protein sequence is MSRRSSRLQAKQQQPLSCQEESPEELQAPEHLQTRKRRTAEQEIKKREDGKIAKKHQYEIKSCWPPTITGGISPCIIIETPHKESVTTDFSRFKKYRFRNLFINPSPLPELNWGNSKDVWLNILKKENRYAHCKHFTSLHSSLQPHMRSILLDWLLEVCEVYALHRETFYLAQDFFDRFMLTQKNINKSMLQLIGITSLFIASKLEEIYAPKIQEFAYVTDGACSEDDIVRMELIMLKALKWELCPVTIVSWLNLYLQVDALKDVPKVLLPQYSQEKFIQIAQLLDLCILDVNSLDFQYRTLAAAALCHYTSLEVVKKASGLDWDSISECVEWMGPFVNVAKKIPVKLKNFKKVAAEDRHNIQTHTNYLDMLEEVNSGVASTAPGQLSPVSTGGIITPPKSTEKK
- the CCNE2 gene encoding G1/S-specific cyclin-E2 isoform X2, producing MSRRSSRLQAKQQQPLSCQEESPEELQAPEHLQTRKRRTAEEIKKREDGKIAKKHQYEIKSCWPPTITGGISPCIIIETPHKESVTTDFSRFKKYRFRNLFINPSPLPELNWGNSKDVWLNILKKENRYAHCKHFTSLHSSLQPHMRSILLDWLLEVCEVYALHRETFYLAQDFFDRFMLTQKNINKSMLQLIGITSLFIASKLEEIYAPKIQEFAYVTDGACSEDDIVRMELIMLKALKWELCPVTIVSWLNLYLQVDALKDVPKVLLPQYSQEKFIQIAQLLDLCILDVNSLDFQYRTLAAAALCHYTSLEVVKKASGLDWDSISECVEWMGPFVNVAKKIPVKLKNFKKVAAEDRHNIQTHTNYLDMLEEVNSGVASTAPGQLSPVSTGGIITPPKSTEKK